CAGGAAAAAATGCTCCGTGTGCATTTGATGGTCCTCAATATTGTCCGCCTTGACGGGACGGAACGTGCCCACGCCCACGTGAAGCGTCAAAAAATCATGCGGTACGGAGGCAAGCAGTTCCGGTGTAAAGTGCAGACCGGCCGTAGGGGCGGCAATGGCCCCCTCATTCCTGGCGTATACCGTCTGGTAACGTTCCTTGTCCGAAGGATCGCTCTCCCGGTTCATGTAATGGGGAAGCGCCAGCCGTCCGTACTTTTCCTCGTCCACTTCCCGGTCAAACCGGATCAGGCGGTACCCTTCCGCATCGATTCCCTCCACCATTCCCACGGATTCTCCGATGGAAACGGCGCGTCCCACCTTCATTTTGCGCCCCGGACGCACCATGCACTTCCACAGAAGGGGATTGAGCACCTCGGCCCGGACAATCTCAATGGAACCGTCATTGGAAAAATACCTGGCGGGGACCACCCTGGTATCATTGAGGATGAAATGGTCTCCCGGCCTTACGTACTCCGGCAGGTCGCAGAAATGCCTGTGTTCCATCAAACCCGTATCCCGGTGGAGCACCAGCATCCGTGAGGCGGCGCGGTCCGGCAGAGGGCGGTCCGCAATCAATTCCTCCGGCAGAGGATAATCAAAATCAATGGTGCGCACGGCCAAGTGCATTGCCACGAATCCGCCGAAAGGTCAATACCTTTGAACATCGGGGAACACAATTATCTCTTTACCCTCATCCGGCAAGTATGGTATGGAGGGAAGCATGAACAATTTGCTGTTAGCGGACATGTCCAATGCAACTGTCTGGGGAACGTTCCTCATTGTCGTTCTCGTCATCTTCCTGGTGATCTTCTTCGCCATCATTGCCAAATTTTTCAAAACATGGCTGCGCGCGCGCCTGGCGAAAGCCCCCGTTTCCATGGGCAACATGCTCGGAATGTGGCTGCGGAAGGTGCCCTATCCCCTGGTGGTCGACACCCGCATCACTGCGGCCAAGGCCGGGCTGGACATCAGCACGGACGAGCTGGAAGCCCATTTCCTGGCCGGCGGCGACATCGTGGACTGCGTTCTGGCCCTGATTGCCGCGGAAAAAGCCGGCATTCCGCTGAGCTATGACCGAGCATGCGCCATTGACCTGGCGGTGAAAGGCACCTCCAAGACTGTGCTGGAAGCCGTGCGGACCTCCATCAATCCCAGGGTGATCGACTGCCCGAATCCGAGTTCAGGACAAACGCGCCTGACAGCCGTAGCCCGTGATGGCATCGCCGTAGCGGTACGGGCCCGCGTGACCGTGCGCACCAATCTGGACCTGTTCGTAGGGGGCGCCACGGAAGAAACGGTGGTGGCCCGCGTCGGGGAAGGCATCGTCTCCGCCGTAGGCTCCGCGCCATCCTACAAGGACGTTCTGGAAAAGCCGGAAGTCATTTCCCGCACCGTCAGCGACAAGGGGGTGGACGCCGCCACGGCATTTGAAGTTCTTTCCATTGACATTGCGGATGTGGACGTGGCCGGCAACGTGGGCGCGCGCCTTCAGGCGGAACAGGCTGAAGCGGACAAGCAAATTGCCCAGGCCAAGGCGGAAGTGCGCCGCGCCGCCGCCGTAGCCACGGAACAGGAAATGGCCGCCAAAACGCAGGAAATGCGCGCCAAGGTGGTGGAAGCGGAAGCCCAGATTCCCATGGCCATGGCGGAAGCCTTCCGCAATGGCAACCTGGGTGTGCTGGACTACGCACGCTACCAGAACGTGGTGGCGGATACCAAAATGAGGGACTCCATCGCCAAACCGGAAGCAACTCCTTCCTCCATTAAATAAACTTTCCGGTGTCCGGCGGATGTAAAGCCTCCTGCCGGACGCACGGCCCTTCTTCATGAATCTACTGGCAAACATCCTTGCCGCGCGCGGCGAAGACGGCAATCCGGAACTGTGGTTCTATCTGGTCCTAGCAATTGTCTTTATCGGCAAAAGTGTGATCAGCTACCTGAAAACGAAGAGAGAAGACAACGAGGAAGAGCCCGACCTGGAAACGGAAGACCATCACGAAAAACGCGTCAGGGAAGTCATTGCGGAAATGAGGCGAACCGTGCCCGAACGCCCGCAGCAGGCTCCCCGCCAGGAAGTGCCGCAGCCCCGTGTTGCCGCACGTGCGCCCCGACCCGCACCTTCCCCTGTAGAACTCCCGAATCCCTCCGTGAAGCGCAAGCAGCGTCCACAACCGGACCCCGTCCCGGACTGGGGGCACGGACATGCGCAGGAAGCCGCCAGAAATACGATGGAACGCTACGTGAAGGCAGAGGAGGGAGCGCATGAATCCATCCGTTCCCTCTCTGATGCGGAGCAGGCCGCTCTTCAGCGTTTGCAGCAACGGGAAAAGGAACGGCAGCCCGAATCGATCCCTTCTTCCTCCCTTCCTGGTCCCCGCCCCCTGAAAGATTCCCTTCGGCATTCCCAGTCTCTGAGAACGGCCATTCTCTATCAGGAAATCCTCGGGAAACCGAAAGCCCTGCAAGGTTTCCGGCAGTAGCTGGAGCTCGCGTTTTCTCCGGAATACATCCCATCCCGGTAATCCGGCCCTGGCTGAAAGGCGGCCTGTCTTCCAGCATTCGCTCTTGCACGCGGAAGGTGGAGAAGGTAGTCTTCATGCCGCAATGACAGACACACCTTTGCGGATTGCCGATCGTGAATTTACCTCCCGCCTGATGATGGGAACGGGGAAATTTGCCTCCAATGAGAGCATGAAGGAGGCGCTGGAAGCTTCCGGCTCCCAAATCGTGACTGTAGCCCTGCGCCGAGCGGACCTGACGGGCAATCACGATCCCGCCGCCAACATCCTGGATTTCATCAATCCGGAAAAATACCTCATTCTCCCGAATACCAGCGGAGCGGCTACGGCGGAAGAGGCCGTGCGGCTGGCCCGTCTTGCCGTGGCGGCCGGACTCCCCAACTGGATCAAGCTGGAAATCCACCCGGATGCGCAGTACCTGATGCCCGACCCCATTGAAACGCTCAAGGCAACGGAAACCCTCGTCCGGGAAGGCTTTACCGTTCTTCCCTACATCAACGCAGACCCCGTACTGGCCAAACGCCTGCAGGAGGCGGGCGCCGCCGCCGTCATGCCCCTGGGCGCGCCCATAGGCACCAACAAGGGCGTACTTACCCGTGAATTGATCAATATCATCATTGAACAAGCCACCGCTCCCGTGGTGGTGGACGCCGGCCTGGGCGCCCCCAGCCATGCGGCAGAAGCTCTGGAAATGGGTGCGGACGCCGTCCTGGTGAATACGGCCATTGCCGCCGCAGGCAACCCCTCCCTGATGGCGGAAGCATTCGCCCAGGCATGCCGTGCAGGCAGGTCCGCGTGGCTGGCCGGACTGGCCGCCGTCTCCGTCAAAGCGGCAGCCACCAGTCCCCTTACGTCCTTCCTGCGGTCATAAACTTTCCGAAGAGTTCTTTTACAGATATCCTGGCGGCTACGGTGGATTCCCATTTTAGGCATCCATAATTGTATTAATCGCTGATGATTAGAACCTCGACTATATTTCTACCGAATATAAAAAATAGTAGGAGGTTATCATTTTTTAAGTTTACTTTTTTCTGTGCTTACCAAATTATAATCTTTCACCATAATTAAAAATATAAGTTAATCTTAAAATAAATTTAAATAATTTCCTTTCTTCACATAGAATCCTATTAAAAAAAATAATGAGAAAAATTTCATGAAGGATATTATAAAAGAAAATGCATATACACAACTATATATTGATATAAATGAAATATGATTAATTACAGATTTTTTTCTTTTTCTATACAATGTTGAAATAGCATAGATCATAAACTTCCCAAAATAGATTACAATCAATAGCCTGAAAACCCAAATTACAAACCATATTAGCCACCATAAAAATATATAATAAATTAAATTGGAATCAAAGCTTCTGGCGAGAGCGTATCCGAAATAAATAAGACAACCAACAGGAAACCAGAAAACGAAAAAATTATTACTTGCTTTCTCTATCTCATTTCTTACATCCCCAGATATTTTTACTGATTTTTCTAAACGAGAATATATATGAGTTTTATTTATAATAAAAGAAATTAATATGATAATAATCCAAAATAATATCCAGTAAAAAAATACTTCTCCATAATATAATTTAAAGAAATAAGGAAATGTGTATATAATATAATATATCCACCATAACAAAGAATATAAAAAGAGAGATTCATTAAGACTGTTTCTCTGTAAGCCATAATTAAGATAATATCTAAGCGATACGGGACCTAAAAATGCATTTATAAGAACAGATATTACTTTATAATCTCCAGAATTCATTATTTAATTAAATCTCGCAAATAGTTATATAAACCTTCGACGCCACGAAATGCAGTGACGTTAAGCAAAGAGTCCAAAGCTTGCCATTGCAATATCTTTAAAGGGAAAATTTTCGCACATCCCTCGACAGTACCTTTCATTGTGATGGTATACCTGGAATGGTAATGACCCAACATCCGTTGTACTGTAGAGATCGGGCCCCCCACTGGATTTTTAAAATAAGGATATACGGATTCAGGTATCGGAATCTGAACAAAGTTATCAGGTTTTCCATACCCACCTACTCTTCCTAATGTTCCACGCGTTATAGGTTGCATAGGATTACGATTCACAGCATAAACAGGACCTTTTATTTTTCCAGATTGACCAATTAATTCCCTAGTTTTTTTGTAGTAATATGCTGAAGTTTAACTTTTGCAGTATTTTTCAAAGCATTTCCACTTGTAGATGACGCCCCTCCACATCCTAAACTCACCACTGTAAGAGCAACAGAAAGAGCTCCTAAACCACCGTGAATCATACGCTCTCCATCATCCATAGGTATAGTTACAGGAGAAAAATTTACAAATTCTACTTGGCTTCCTTCAATGGCTTCTACAATGTCAACTACACCAATGAAGTTACTCATACCTGTAGCCCCTGCTTTAAAACTACTAGTAACTATATTGTTTCCTTGTTTTCGACTATCTTCATAGGTACAGGTGGTCCATTCTATTGTGTCATTTAAATGTTTTTCTATATTTCCAACAATTTCATTTTTTATCTTTTCTGTTTCAGAAATAAACCTTTTTATCATACTCTCTAACCCAAGAGAATCACTATGCAAAGTTGTTGCATTTTTTACAAAGGAGTATAGATTCCAGCCATCTTTTTCTTCAACTGGATCCCTATTGATCCATCTTCCATCATGTGGATTGAGATAGCGGTAATTATAGTAGATAAGTCCCAGTTCATTGTCTGCATATTCGCAGGAAAAGCGGAGTTTATTGGCCTGAGCCATGTCTCCTTCTGTCATAGATTATCTCTGAAGGGCGCATTATGTGCATCGTGCCATTTACATTTGTTGTCCGTTGAAAATAAATTATAAATTCTTCAAATTATCATGAATGAAGAAAATAGCTAAAATTTATATGAGAATTATATTTTGAATTGTTTAGATAATCAGGGTTCTCTTTTATTATGAAAATTCCTTTTTTTATGTTTTAATTCTTTTCGAAGAATCTTATTTTTTTGCCGTCGAAATGTATGGTATGATTTTCCATGTTTGATTCGAGCATTTGGAAACGCCTGACGACTGAGATTTGACTCGCCGACAGGTGTTTTACTAATATTTTTTGATTTAATATATTTTTCTATGTATTCATATAAAAAACTTATTATGAACAACACAATTACAGTAATTACAGAAGAATTATTAAAAAGTATATCTTCTGCCCAAGATAATAAAATCATTAAAATGAGCGTAATAATTCCTAAAATTAAACCTTTCTTCCATCCTTTTAAATAAATTATAATAGTGAAAGCAATAAATAAATAAACTACGCTCAAATAATTCATAATGTGGATTTATCTTAAGGGATAAAAAGGACGTATAGGCGGTATATAGTTTGGATTTGTCTCAAGGATATCTGGTCCTGGAGTGGATGGTCCAATTGGTTGTATTGGGTTGTAAGGATCGTAAGGATCGTAAGGATCGTAAGGATTATGTTCTTCAAAATCTTCTATTCTAAGAACTGATATTATTGTTATTATAACAATGATATCCTGACAACACCCCTTGTTTTGTTGTTCTATTTCTTTTTTCGTCTCTTCATATATTTCACTTCCAATACGTTTTAATAATATTATAGAAACAAGTAACAATGCATTGTCTTGAGCACCGTTTTTATACATTTGGTATACCTCATTTTTATTTTGTTGTCTCTTGTGAAGTTTTCTACCATGCGGCGTTTTTGGCTTTCCATCACACATCCGAATCTTTTGACCGGCTTTAATGCGTTTACGCATTTTCAATCCACCTTGAATATTTTTATATATTTTGGTTCCTGTTTTGAGAGCTCCTGGCACTCCTACTGCCCCTAAAGCTGCTGATGTAGTAACAGAACCCCAATCAATATCTGTCCACGGTTCTTCTTTACCTTTTATATAGTTAGTAGCTACTTGGAATCCGTAATCAATTAACGCTCCTCCTAAGGCTCCGAATATTCCAATACATCCTAATCGATCATAAGATTTAGTAGGTAGATTTTTTACAGTCCTGTATAAATTCCATCCTGCCGACTCCTGAAGAGGATCACGGTTAATCCATCTGCCGTCTTGGGGATTGAGATGGCGGTAATTGTAGTAAATAAGCCCTAACTCGTCGTCCATATGCTCACAGGAAAAGCGGAACTTGTTGGCTTGAGCCATATCTCCCAATGCCGTGAAAAGACCTCCAAAAGGAGCATATTCGTAATAGGCTCTTTGTTTTTGCTCCCTATCAAAGACAAAAGCGACATTTTTCAGCACATCGTGCATGTAATAAAGATGCTCTTCTATCTCCATGGTGTTCGTCTTCCAGTAGGTCATCATCAGGATACGTGTGGCTGTCGGCTCTGTTGGATCCCACAAATAGCTTTTTAACAACGCTGGGATTGGATACATTAGATCCAGTTCCGCTATCTGCAGATAGCCATGGTATAAATAGTAGATGTGGCCGGATGTGGTTCCATTAATGACTATTTTTTTCTCAAAGCGACGACCTTGGCAGTCATAATTACAGGTGACGACAATCCGTTCATCTTCACTTATGAAGGTGACAGGCCGATCATTGGCATCGTAGCAAATATTCCAGATTCCTGTGGAGGTTTTAATCCTAGTCTGGTTGCCATCCGTGTCATAATCAGGAATGAAGAGTGTCTTTTCCGTAGATATATTAGTGTATTGGTTGAGATCATTAGCTTCGTAAGAAAGTTCTTTTTCTAACTCATAGGCAGTTTTACGGTTGCCGATATTATCATACTGATAGGAGAAACTTCCTCCAGCTTGGAACTGATCCTTGACCAATTCGCTACGGTTATTGTAAGTGAAGTTTCTCGTTGCGGTGGATGTGATC
This genomic stretch from Akkermansia biwaensis harbors:
- the floA gene encoding flotillin-like protein FloA (flotillin-like protein involved in membrane lipid rafts), with the translated sequence MSNATVWGTFLIVVLVIFLVIFFAIIAKFFKTWLRARLAKAPVSMGNMLGMWLRKVPYPLVVDTRITAAKAGLDISTDELEAHFLAGGDIVDCVLALIAAEKAGIPLSYDRACAIDLAVKGTSKTVLEAVRTSINPRVIDCPNPSSGQTRLTAVARDGIAVAVRARVTVRTNLDLFVGGATEETVVARVGEGIVSAVGSAPSYKDVLEKPEVISRTVSDKGVDAATAFEVLSIDIADVDVAGNVGARLQAEQAEADKQIAQAKAEVRRAAAVATEQEMAAKTQEMRAKVVEAEAQIPMAMAEAFRNGNLGVLDYARYQNVVADTKMRDSIAKPEATPSSIK
- the queA gene encoding tRNA preQ1(34) S-adenosylmethionine ribosyltransferase-isomerase QueA — translated: MHLAVRTIDFDYPLPEELIADRPLPDRAASRMLVLHRDTGLMEHRHFCDLPEYVRPGDHFILNDTRVVPARYFSNDGSIEIVRAEVLNPLLWKCMVRPGRKMKVGRAVSIGESVGMVEGIDAEGYRLIRFDREVDEEKYGRLALPHYMNRESDPSDKERYQTVYARNEGAIAAPTAGLHFTPELLASVPHDFLTLHVGVGTFRPVKADNIEDHQMHTEHFFLPEATARAINEAERVIAVGTTSVRVLEHVAAAEGLPLRECSGFTNIFIYPPYKYKVVDALITNFHLPQSTLLMLVSAFAGKELVMKAYMEAIRERYRFFSYGDCMLIL
- a CDS encoding thiazole synthase — translated: MTDTPLRIADREFTSRLMMGTGKFASNESMKEALEASGSQIVTVALRRADLTGNHDPAANILDFINPEKYLILPNTSGAATAEEAVRLARLAVAAGLPNWIKLEIHPDAQYLMPDPIETLKATETLVREGFTVLPYINADPVLAKRLQEAGAAAVMPLGAPIGTNKGVLTRELINIIIEQATAPVVVDAGLGAPSHAAEALEMGADAVLVNTAIAAAGNPSLMAEAFAQACRAGRSAWLAGLAAVSVKAAATSPLTSFLRS
- a CDS encoding RHS repeat-associated core domain-containing protein, with the translated sequence MAQANKLRFSCEYADNELGLIYYNYRYLNPHDGRWINRDPVEEKDGWNLYSFVKNATTLHSDSLGLESMIKRFISETEKIKNEIVGNIEKHLNDTIEWTTCTYEDSRKQGNNIVTSSFKAGATGMSNFIGVVDIVEAIEGSQVEFVNFSPVTIPMDDGERMIHGGLGALSVALTVVSLGCGGASSTSGNALKNTAKVKLQHITTKKLGN